Proteins from a genomic interval of Inediibacterium massiliense:
- a CDS encoding ABC transporter ATP-binding protein: MVDKILEVESLRKYYGKKDNITKAIDGISFKIVAGEFVGIMGSSGSGKTTLLNCIATTTSPTEGKILLKGEDIERFKGKKLAEYRGNRIGYLFQNFELIDNLTARENIMLPIAIHNMMGKDDEKRIDELVKYLEIEGVMKKFPSEMSGGQKQRVAAARALILNPEIVLADEPTGALDSKNAKLLMKKLSGLNEEKKATILMVTHDPNAASYCSRILFIQDGVVFHELRRRAPEESQQAFYERIISIMAQLGGGSANVL; encoded by the coding sequence ATGGTGGATAAGATATTAGAGGTAGAATCTTTACGTAAATATTATGGAAAAAAGGATAATATTACGAAGGCCATAGATGGTATTAGTTTTAAAATTGTAGCTGGAGAGTTTGTTGGTATCATGGGAAGTAGTGGTTCTGGAAAAACAACGTTATTAAATTGTATTGCAACAACAACTAGTCCAACAGAAGGGAAAATTCTTTTAAAGGGTGAAGATATAGAGCGGTTTAAAGGAAAGAAACTAGCTGAGTATAGAGGAAATCGCATAGGATATTTATTTCAAAATTTTGAGCTTATTGACAATCTAACTGCGAGAGAAAACATTATGTTACCTATTGCAATTCATAATATGATGGGAAAAGATGATGAAAAAAGAATTGATGAACTTGTAAAATATCTAGAGATTGAAGGGGTAATGAAAAAGTTTCCATCTGAAATGTCTGGTGGACAAAAACAGCGTGTGGCAGCTGCTAGAGCATTAATTCTAAATCCAGAAATAGTTCTTGCAGATGAACCAACTGGGGCTTTAGATTCTAAGAATGCAAAGTTATTAATGAAAAAACTATCAGGATTAAATGAAGAGAAAAAGGCAACTATTTTAATGGTTACTCATGATCCAAATGCAGCAAGTTACTGTTCAAGAATTTTATTTATTCAAGATGGAGTAGTTTTCCATGAACTTAGAAGAAGAGCTCCAGAGGAATCTCAACAAGCCTTTTATGAAAGGATAATTTCAATAATGGCGCAATTGGGAGGAGGCAGTGCCAATGTTCTTTAA
- a CDS encoding response regulator transcription factor encodes MPIKKIVIVEDELFMREELVCILEKCGYDTYCITNFNNVAKEILKQSSDLVLLDLNLPGITGFEICKAIRMKSTAPILVLTSRDQLKDELHALGLGADEYLTKPCNKDRLIARISNLLRRYEDRNHFVEIKGVKLDLQTYTMYANEKSIVLTENQGKIMELLLLNAGNIVEKDMLFEKIWGTKEYIDENALQVNMTRLKKTIKSLNMKYEIVTVRGKGYKLIAIEAKEND; translated from the coding sequence ATTCCAATAAAAAAGATTGTCATAGTTGAGGATGAATTATTTATGAGGGAAGAGCTAGTATGTATATTGGAGAAATGTGGATATGATACTTATTGTATTACCAACTTTAATAATGTAGCTAAAGAAATTTTAAAGCAATCCTCTGATCTTGTGTTGTTAGATTTAAATTTGCCAGGCATAACTGGGTTTGAAATATGCAAAGCCATTAGGATGAAAAGTACTGCTCCTATACTGGTATTGACGAGTCGTGATCAGTTAAAAGATGAGTTACATGCTTTAGGCTTAGGAGCAGATGAATACCTTACAAAGCCATGCAATAAAGATAGATTAATAGCTAGAATTTCTAATTTGCTTCGTAGATATGAAGACAGAAATCATTTTGTTGAAATAAAAGGAGTAAAACTTGACTTACAAACTTATACAATGTATGCCAATGAGAAATCAATTGTACTCACTGAAAATCAAGGAAAAATAATGGAACTTCTTTTATTAAATGCAGGCAATATTGTTGAAAAAGATATGCTATTTGAGAAAATATGGGGTACTAAAGAATACATTGATGAAAATGCATTGCAGGTTAATATGACAAGATTAAAAAAAACAATTAAAAGTTTAAATATGAAGTATGAAATTGTAACAGTTAGAGGCAAAGGGTACAAGCTTATAGCAATTGAGGCAAAAGAAAATGATTAG
- a CDS encoding CxxH/CxxC protein encodes MYVVCPEHLSEAIDDFLEVYEQSPDIYELDKISFTDWSSPHNCDYCNEVPKYLVV; translated from the coding sequence ATGTATGTTGTATGCCCAGAGCATTTATCAGAAGCAATTGATGATTTTTTGGAAGTTTATGAACAATCCCCAGATATATATGAATTAGACAAAATATCTTTTACAGATTGGTCAAGTCCACATAATTGTGATTATTGTAATGAAGTACCTAAATATTTAGTAGTATAA
- the rlmH gene encoding 23S rRNA (pseudouridine(1915)-N(3))-methyltransferase RlmH: MNITIIGVGKVKEKYFTGAIDEYKKRLSRYCKINIIEVSDEKAPENLSDKEMENIKDIEGEKILKNIKDGMYVISLDIKGKMLSSEELAEKINGLGVSGNSHITFIIGGSLGLSKEVLKRSDYRLSFSPMTFPHQLMRVILLEQVYRGFRIIKGEPYHK; this comes from the coding sequence ATGAATATAACTATTATTGGAGTAGGAAAGGTTAAAGAGAAGTATTTTACAGGAGCTATTGATGAATATAAAAAAAGACTGAGTAGATATTGTAAAATAAATATTATAGAAGTATCTGATGAAAAGGCTCCAGAGAATTTAAGCGATAAGGAAATGGAGAATATAAAGGATATAGAGGGAGAGAAGATATTAAAAAATATAAAAGATGGTATGTATGTAATTTCTTTAGATATAAAGGGCAAGATGCTATCATCAGAAGAATTGGCAGAAAAAATAAATGGGTTAGGGGTATCTGGAAATAGTCATATTACATTTATCATAGGAGGATCATTAGGCTTATCCAAAGAAGTTTTAAAAAGATCAGATTATAGACTTTCTTTTTCACCTATGACTTTTCCTCATCAATTAATGAGAGTCATTTTACTTGAACAAGTATATAGAGGATTTAGGATTATAAAGGGCGAACCGTACCATAAATAA
- a CDS encoding transposase codes for MSIISNKKFNQDFKKTIVDLYHSGRSVKELSSEYGVSDVTIYKWIKRFSPILISDGKTTTLDDMEELKKQIARLQEENTILKKAITIFAKP; via the coding sequence GTGTCCATAATAAGCAATAAAAAATTCAATCAAGATTTTAAAAAAACAATTGTAGATCTTTATCATTCTGGTCGTTCTGTAAAAGAATTAAGCAGCGAATATGGTGTTTCAGATGTCACTATATATAAATGGATCAAAAGATTTTCCCCTATATTAATATCCGATGGAAAAACTACCACATTAGACGATATGGAAGAATTGAAAAAACAAATAGCACGCCTTCAAGAGGAGAATACCATCTTAAAAAAGGCTATCACCATATTCGCCAAACCATAA
- the htrA gene encoding serine protease HtrA yields the protein MSFDEHDFHKEENDSSKYYIDPPKPTYKKKNNISLFKIILVSLVSALIGGILTAYLAPMYLYGKYIPYPNTENKTTPQNIEIVTKDEKLSVIPTVVKKAMPSVVGITTVTLQRDFLFGVRKGQGVGTGVIVDPRGYILTNSHVVNDGETEEVKVLLDNGKDLKAKVLWNDPLLDLAIVKISEKNLPVAELGNSDEIQVGQLAIAIGNPLGLAFERTVTSGIISGLERRIEINEFQSIEGLIQTDASINPGNSGGPLLDEKGRVVGINTVKIQTGEGLGFAIPINIAKPIVDEFIKRGEFTKVYLGIKGIDVGYYIRNYQNDLGVNQGVIVMEVSPNSPVEVAGIKKGDIILSMNGQKIEGMTQLMRSLYQYRPNDTVKIEVLRNQRNLEFQVTFKATPKTY from the coding sequence ATGAGTTTTGATGAACATGATTTTCATAAGGAGGAGAATGATTCTTCAAAATACTATATAGATCCTCCAAAACCTACTTATAAAAAAAAGAATAATATTTCATTATTTAAAATCATTTTAGTAAGTTTGGTATCTGCACTCATTGGGGGAATTTTAACTGCTTATTTGGCACCTATGTATCTATATGGTAAATATATACCCTATCCCAATACAGAAAACAAAACTACTCCACAAAATATAGAAATTGTTACAAAGGATGAAAAATTGAGTGTGATTCCAACAGTAGTTAAAAAAGCTATGCCTTCTGTCGTAGGAATTACTACAGTAACCTTACAAAGAGATTTTTTATTTGGAGTAAGAAAAGGTCAAGGAGTTGGAACAGGAGTTATTGTAGATCCTAGAGGATATATCTTGACAAATTCTCATGTAGTCAATGATGGAGAAACAGAGGAAGTAAAGGTATTATTAGATAATGGAAAAGATCTAAAGGCCAAGGTTTTATGGAATGATCCCCTTCTGGACTTAGCTATTGTAAAAATATCTGAGAAGAATCTTCCAGTTGCAGAGCTAGGAAACTCTGATGAAATTCAAGTAGGGCAATTAGCCATTGCCATTGGAAATCCATTAGGGCTGGCTTTTGAAAGAACGGTTACATCAGGGATTATTAGTGGATTGGAAAGAAGAATTGAAATTAATGAGTTTCAGAGTATAGAGGGATTGATTCAAACGGATGCTTCTATCAATCCAGGAAATAGTGGAGGACCTCTTTTAGATGAAAAAGGAAGAGTAGTAGGGATCAATACAGTAAAAATTCAAACAGGAGAAGGACTTGGATTTGCTATCCCTATTAATATTGCAAAGCCTATTGTAGATGAATTTATCAAAAGAGGAGAATTCACCAAAGTATATCTTGGCATAAAAGGAATTGATGTAGGATATTATATTAGAAATTATCAAAATGATTTAGGAGTCAATCAAGGTGTGATCGTGATGGAAGTATCTCCTAATTCGCCTGTAGAGGTAGCAGGAATCAAAAAAGGAGATATTATTCTTTCTATGAATGGTCAAAAGATAGAAGGGATGACTCAACTTATGAGATCACTTTATCAATATAGACCAAATGATACAGTGAAAATAGAAGTTTTAAGAAATCAAAGGAATTTAGAATTTCAAGTGACTTTTAAAGCAACACCAAAAACTTACTAA
- a CDS encoding GNAT family N-acetyltransferase, with amino-acid sequence MNWKIKKFKELNVEEIYKILALRNEVFIVEQECAYLDCDNKDLNSYHLFSEENGEVVAYLRILEKGVSYDEISIGRVAAKKNYRGKGISRGMMLKAIEFVENNLNEDTIKIQAQAYLLNFYSSLGFKAVSEEYLEDNIPHIDMLYKK; translated from the coding sequence ATGAATTGGAAGATTAAAAAATTTAAGGAACTTAATGTCGAAGAAATATACAAAATTTTAGCATTAAGAAATGAAGTATTTATTGTGGAGCAGGAGTGTGCATATCTTGACTGTGATAATAAAGATTTAAATTCGTATCATTTATTTTCTGAAGAAAATGGAGAAGTAGTTGCATACTTAAGAATTTTGGAAAAGGGGGTTTCTTACGATGAAATATCAATAGGAAGAGTAGCCGCTAAGAAAAATTATCGTGGTAAAGGAATTTCAAGAGGAATGATGTTAAAAGCCATTGAGTTTGTAGAAAATAATTTAAATGAAGATACTATTAAAATTCAAGCACAAGCATATTTACTTAATTTTTATAGTAGTCTTGGCTTTAAAGCAGTTTCGGAAGAATATCTAGAGGATAATATTCCACATATAGATATGTTATATAAAAAATAA
- the ltrA gene encoding group II intron reverse transcriptase/maturase: MNSSNSTTDKTESLKDTKSLANQWESIDWVTIEKGVNRLQTRIAKATSNGDVNKAKRIQYLLTHSFSAKAYAVRKVTTNKGKNTSGVDKKLWSTSASKMKAVLSLTDKHYRAKPLKRVYIAKKGKNKKRPLGIPTMYDRAMQTLYALALEPIAETKADTISFGFRRGRSAKDACEQIFSVLARKCSPTWILEGDIKGCFDNINHEWLQTNIPMDKRIMKQFLKSGFKYEGKLFSTETGSPQGGAISSLYANMTLDGLEKVIQDKYHRNSKGNIENHYRAKTKVNLVRYADDFIITANSKEIAEELKDIVSSFLKSRGLMLSEEKTLITHIDEGFDFLGWTFRKFKGKLIVKPSKSSIKSLINIILKEGKASTQSDLIRRLNQVIRGWTNYHKHVVASQVFSYINNTLYHLLHQWAKHRHPNKNKWWRLNKYWHEKDSKPWVFTTNDYTLINLRRINIVRHPKLQISKNPFLNKKYFYQRKIKLHMTVAA, translated from the coding sequence ATGAATTCTAGTAACTCAACGACGGATAAAACCGAGAGTCTAAAAGACACAAAATCACTTGCCAATCAGTGGGAATCTATTGATTGGGTTACAATTGAAAAAGGTGTTAATAGGTTACAAACCCGAATTGCTAAGGCAACGTCAAACGGTGATGTTAACAAAGCCAAAAGGATACAATATTTATTAACTCACTCTTTTTCTGCTAAAGCCTATGCTGTAAGAAAAGTGACCACAAATAAAGGAAAAAATACATCAGGTGTAGACAAAAAACTATGGTCAACATCTGCATCAAAAATGAAAGCTGTACTTTCACTTACTGATAAACACTATAGAGCAAAGCCACTTAAGCGTGTATATATAGCAAAGAAAGGCAAAAACAAGAAACGTCCATTAGGAATCCCAACCATGTATGACAGAGCCATGCAGACACTATATGCTTTGGCACTTGAACCCATTGCTGAAACTAAAGCAGATACCATTTCTTTTGGTTTCCGACGAGGAAGAAGCGCAAAAGATGCGTGTGAACAAATATTTTCTGTACTTGCCAGAAAGTGTTCACCAACATGGATACTTGAGGGAGATATTAAAGGTTGCTTTGATAACATCAATCACGAATGGCTACAAACTAACATACCAATGGACAAAAGAATCATGAAACAATTCCTAAAATCAGGTTTCAAATATGAAGGTAAGCTATTCTCAACAGAAACAGGTTCACCACAAGGCGGAGCCATCTCTAGTCTTTATGCAAACATGACATTAGATGGACTTGAAAAAGTAATTCAAGATAAATACCATCGAAATTCTAAAGGTAACATAGAAAATCATTATCGTGCTAAGACAAAAGTAAATTTAGTCCGATATGCTGATGACTTTATTATCACAGCCAATTCAAAAGAAATAGCAGAAGAACTCAAAGATATTGTCAGCAGTTTTCTAAAATCTCGTGGATTAATGTTATCTGAAGAAAAGACTTTAATCACGCATATTGATGAAGGATTCGACTTTCTTGGGTGGACATTCCGCAAATTCAAAGGAAAGCTGATTGTCAAACCTTCTAAAAGTTCCATCAAAAGCTTGATTAATATCATACTCAAAGAAGGAAAAGCAAGTACGCAATCAGATTTGATACGAAGGTTAAATCAAGTGATTAGGGGTTGGACTAACTACCACAAACACGTTGTAGCAAGTCAAGTATTTTCATACATCAACAACACACTCTATCACTTACTACATCAGTGGGCTAAGCATCGCCACCCAAACAAGAACAAATGGTGGAGATTGAACAAATACTGGCATGAAAAGGATAGCAAACCATGGGTATTCACAACAAATGACTATACTCTCATAAACCTTAGGAGAATAAACATTGTCAGACACCCAAAGTTACAAATCTCAAAAAATCCTTTCTTAAATAAAAAGTACTTTTATCAAAGAAAGATAAAACTTCACATGACTGTTGCTGCCTGA
- a CDS encoding zonular occludens toxin domain-containing protein yields the protein MLKKEAIKDSLIIIDEASIEYNNRMMKMHHNEIQYFKLHRHYVSDKKYSNDIIVISQSWEDIDITLRRLYSKMYLLNKLPFGFTMIREIVKKISCDDEKGDIIEKYKFYGLPKFFYRPLYYNMFDSFWIPEDIPIKDVEDFEELEVLKPKTIKDRLLLFSLFIKEKYNAIQKKVKSRNVLLDKMKKGY from the coding sequence ATGCTAAAAAAAGAAGCCATCAAAGATAGTTTAATTATAATAGATGAAGCCTCAATAGAGTATAATAATCGAATGATGAAGATGCATCATAATGAAATACAATATTTTAAGCTTCATCGTCATTATGTGTCAGATAAAAAATATTCTAATGATATAATTGTAATTTCTCAAAGTTGGGAAGATATTGACATTACATTAAGAAGATTATATTCGAAAATGTATTTATTAAATAAACTTCCATTTGGTTTTACAATGATAAGGGAGATTGTAAAAAAGATTTCGTGTGATGACGAAAAGGGCGACATTATAGAAAAGTATAAATTCTATGGATTACCTAAATTTTTTTATCGTCCTTTGTATTATAATATGTTTGATAGTTTTTGGATACCCGAAGATATACCTATTAAAGATGTGGAAGATTTTGAGGAATTAGAAGTTTTAAAACCTAAAACTATTAAGGATAGATTGTTATTGTTTAGCTTATTTATTAAAGAAAAGTATAATGCTATTCAGAAAAAAGTTAAAAGTAGGAATGTATTGCTTGATAAAATGAAAAAAGGCTACTAG
- a CDS encoding PadR family transcriptional regulator, protein MGDKSQFFRGTLEGCILKIIKDDEVYGYEIAEKLKGFGLDEVSEGTIYPLLLRLEKNGLVNSEKKESAFGPKRKYYKLTILGKKELTEFFKIWQELKNSVDRIFENYGGDIYE, encoded by the coding sequence TTGGGGGATAAATCTCAATTTTTCAGGGGAACATTGGAAGGCTGCATTCTTAAGATTATTAAGGACGATGAGGTTTATGGATATGAAATTGCTGAAAAGCTGAAAGGGTTTGGATTAGATGAAGTTAGTGAAGGTACTATTTATCCATTGTTGCTACGTCTTGAAAAAAATGGATTAGTTAATTCAGAAAAGAAAGAATCAGCATTTGGACCTAAAAGGAAATATTACAAATTGACCATTTTAGGAAAAAAAGAATTAACAGAGTTTTTTAAAATTTGGCAAGAACTTAAAAATAGTGTGGATAGAATATTTGAGAATTATGGAGGAGATATTTATGAGTAG
- a CDS encoding sensor histidine kinase codes for MIRKLVSVFLKYKIWIIIIMLFNVMFGVFLWLMDSNSFTYIFPTLMIGSILLYCLFGFVVYGIDQRKKEAIIDFIQNPDLNKEEVCLSIIDDEEKEMIHLIGAKLREKEELIKKQELNLKEYEEYIEIWAHEIKTPLALMTFVLDNRKEEISLQIYQRLEYARTKMQEDIERVLYYARVKSEHLDYIFTEISLDEICKDVIDEYKSLIEEQKITIKNVVENIKVFSDKKGLSFVLRQVLSNCIKYRAREEVSSFITLSTNIDKKSRNIILIIRDNGIGVKPYDLPFLFDKGFTGDTGMHRKQSTGMGLYLAKQVSDSLKIKIEVSEEYKDGFKISLLFPIIKPDL; via the coding sequence ATGATTAGAAAGTTAGTTAGTGTCTTTTTAAAATATAAAATATGGATTATTATAATTATGCTTTTTAATGTTATGTTTGGTGTTTTTCTTTGGCTCATGGATTCTAATAGTTTCACTTATATCTTTCCAACTCTTATGATTGGATCCATTCTATTATATTGTTTATTTGGTTTTGTAGTTTATGGTATAGATCAAAGAAAAAAAGAAGCAATTATAGATTTTATACAAAATCCAGACTTAAATAAAGAAGAAGTATGCCTTAGTATTATTGATGATGAGGAAAAAGAGATGATCCATTTAATTGGAGCAAAGCTTCGTGAAAAGGAGGAACTAATTAAAAAGCAAGAGTTAAACCTAAAAGAGTATGAAGAATACATAGAAATATGGGCACATGAGATAAAAACACCATTAGCATTAATGACCTTTGTTCTTGATAATAGAAAGGAAGAGATTTCACTTCAAATCTATCAGAGGTTAGAATATGCGAGAACTAAAATGCAAGAAGATATTGAAAGAGTTCTATATTATGCAAGAGTAAAATCAGAACATTTAGATTATATTTTTACTGAAATATCACTTGATGAAATTTGTAAAGATGTTATTGATGAATATAAAAGCTTAATAGAAGAACAAAAAATTACTATTAAAAATGTTGTAGAAAATATTAAGGTATTTTCAGATAAAAAAGGATTATCTTTTGTGTTAAGACAAGTTTTGAGTAATTGTATAAAATATAGAGCTAGAGAAGAAGTAAGTTCATTTATAACGTTATCTACTAACATTGATAAGAAAAGTAGAAATATAATACTTATAATTAGAGATAATGGCATAGGAGTTAAACCTTATGATTTACCATTTTTATTTGATAAGGGATTTACAGGGGATACTGGTATGCATAGAAAACAATCTACTGGAATGGGACTCTATTTAGCAAAGCAGGTGTCTGATAGCTTAAAGATTAAGATAGAAGTTTCAGAAGAATATAAAGATGGTTTTAAAATATCTTTATTATTTCCTATAATAAAACCTGATTTGTAA
- a CDS encoding FtsX-like permease family protein, with translation MFFNLVRKNSKRNRKQNGLFFVSLIVSIIAFYIILSLENQDVIIFLKTMESDAVNRLLLLTPVLYLVSLFILFFLVYFAGKYQLERRSHELGMYLMLGMRRRRLFLMLLVEEIWNIIISLIIGIPIAIFISEMISMITAKVVGLGIIGHNSSFSIWAVLWTIVGYFLIRLVSLLILSVNISKKEIMTLLSESQDKKHKGHNRVFTIIKLVLGIILLAIAYGLAIKGEAWTSIEVMSITVVIGLCGTFLLFNSIAILFETILKNMKNKNGLEVFTFRQLQENVFLKSNSLAVSSLLVLIALCCFGYGVSVSFNSHSKSQNVLHYTFEGEEQHIKSELSKIQMKDYMNEIFDVRVGRLKSNFSAKNLIEAVKKQKASNDKEILLNNLQYFDYPMLISLSGYNHILRLEGKDTLHLDHDQVALYNGLEFSYRNTAEILRSALNEKVKIEIDNEEYELVEQLCQDNIVTDRSINIMYALIVSDDVFQHIAKVESDNYYWNATLKDDFVKKNGLIQAIMHVNKLLTKTDLSYESYLQNIGRQLFYTVAGSYTTIYLAIIFLIISNTVIGVQFLMQQQKTRRYYKTIIRLGCDYEDLCKSARKQIRWYFLLPMVIAAIGSIFGIRALFTGVASTDMQSNIDTLMIFSIIVILIFCVIEFCYISAVMRMSDKQIHGLMDVKREDS, from the coding sequence ATGTTCTTTAATTTAGTTAGGAAAAACAGTAAAAGAAATAGGAAACAAAATGGGCTGTTTTTTGTATCATTGATTGTGTCTATAATAGCATTTTATATTATTTTATCATTAGAAAATCAAGATGTAATAATATTTTTAAAAACAATGGAAAGTGATGCAGTTAATCGTCTGTTATTGCTAACTCCTGTACTATACTTAGTTTCATTGTTTATTTTATTCTTTTTGGTGTACTTTGCAGGAAAGTATCAACTTGAGAGAAGAAGTCATGAACTTGGAATGTATTTGATGCTTGGTATGCGTCGTAGAAGGTTATTTCTTATGCTTTTGGTAGAAGAGATATGGAATATTATCATATCTCTTATCATTGGAATTCCTATAGCTATTTTTATATCAGAGATGATTAGCATGATTACAGCCAAAGTTGTTGGACTTGGTATTATAGGACATAATTCTTCATTTTCTATTTGGGCAGTATTATGGACTATAGTTGGCTATTTTCTTATTAGATTAGTATCATTATTAATATTAAGTGTAAATATTTCAAAAAAAGAGATAATGACACTACTATCAGAATCCCAAGATAAGAAACATAAGGGTCACAATAGAGTTTTTACAATAATAAAGTTAGTATTAGGTATTATTTTATTGGCTATTGCTTATGGATTGGCTATTAAGGGAGAGGCATGGACCTCTATTGAGGTTATGAGTATTACAGTTGTTATAGGTCTTTGTGGTACATTTCTTTTATTTAACAGTATTGCAATATTATTTGAAACTATTCTTAAAAATATGAAGAATAAAAATGGTTTAGAAGTATTTACATTTAGACAATTACAGGAGAATGTATTTTTAAAATCAAATTCTCTTGCAGTTTCATCACTATTAGTTTTGATAGCACTGTGTTGTTTTGGGTATGGTGTTTCAGTAAGTTTTAATTCTCATTCCAAAAGTCAGAATGTGTTGCATTATACATTTGAAGGTGAAGAACAACATATCAAATCAGAACTGAGTAAAATACAAATGAAAGATTATATGAATGAAATATTTGATGTTAGGGTAGGTAGATTAAAAAGTAATTTTTCTGCTAAAAATTTAATTGAAGCTGTAAAGAAGCAAAAAGCTTCTAATGATAAGGAGATTCTATTAAATAATTTACAGTATTTTGATTATCCAATGTTAATTTCTTTATCAGGGTATAATCATATTCTGAGATTGGAAGGTAAGGATACACTACATCTTGATCATGATCAAGTAGCTTTATATAATGGCCTAGAGTTTTCATATAGAAATACAGCGGAGATATTGAGAAGTGCACTTAATGAAAAGGTAAAGATAGAAATTGATAATGAGGAATATGAGCTTGTAGAGCAACTTTGCCAAGATAACATAGTTACTGACCGTTCAATAAATATTATGTATGCATTAATCGTTTCAGATGATGTGTTTCAACATATTGCAAAGGTAGAATCAGATAATTATTATTGGAATGCAACGCTAAAAGATGATTTTGTGAAAAAGAATGGATTAATTCAAGCAATTATGCATGTAAACAAATTGCTTACTAAGACAGATCTAAGTTATGAAAGTTATCTACAAAATATAGGAAGACAATTATTTTATACAGTGGCAGGTAGTTATACAACAATTTATCTTGCAATTATTTTCTTAATTATTTCTAATACGGTTATAGGAGTTCAATTCTTAATGCAACAACAAAAGACACGAAGATATTATAAGACTATAATTCGTCTTGGTTGTGATTATGAAGATTTATGTAAGTCAGCTAGAAAACAAATAAGATGGTATTTTTTATTACCGATGGTAATTGCAGCAATTGGAAGTATATTTGGGATTAGAGCATTATTTACAGGAGTTGCAAGTACAGATATGCAATCAAACATTGATACATTAATGATATTTTCAATAATTGTAATTTTAATATTTTGTGTGATAGAATTTTGTTATATAAGTGCCGTAATGAGGATGAGTGACAAACAAATACATGGATTAATGGATGTGAAAAGAGAAGATAGCTAA
- a CDS encoding IS3 family transposase, whose protein sequence is MRWKNYHIRRYGRIEKTNSTPSRGEYHLKKGYHHIRQTINDDQLFKVITDQSDEHSIQAMCKILEVSRSSYYHALCHTPSNREIENRELKKEIYNIYTQSKRRYGAPKIHHMLLEKGYTASVKRVQRMMQKLGIHAITVKKYRPYSTKQKVIEYPNLLNRDFKTTALNQKWVTDITYIHTIKDGWCYLASVMDLHSRKIIGYSFDTSMTVDIALQAVKNAYASQHPTDTLVLHSDLGSQVRQEVA, encoded by the coding sequence ATCCGATGGAAAAACTACCACATTAGACGATATGGAAGAATTGAAAAAACAAATAGCACGCCTTCAAGAGGAGAATACCATCTTAAAAAAGGCTATCACCATATTCGCCAAACCATAAATGACGATCAATTATTTAAAGTTATTACAGACCAGTCAGATGAACATTCTATACAGGCTATGTGTAAAATACTAGAAGTTTCTCGTAGCTCTTATTATCATGCACTTTGTCATACTCCTTCTAATCGAGAAATTGAAAATAGAGAACTAAAAAAAGAAATTTATAACATCTATACTCAATCTAAAAGAAGATATGGTGCGCCTAAAATACATCATATGCTTTTAGAAAAAGGATACACAGCTAGCGTAAAAAGAGTACAGAGAATGATGCAAAAGCTTGGTATTCACGCTATTACAGTCAAAAAGTATAGACCTTATTCAACCAAACAGAAAGTCATAGAATATCCTAATCTACTTAATCGTGATTTTAAAACCACTGCACTCAATCAAAAATGGGTAACGGATATTACCTATATACATACGATAAAAGACGGATGGTGCTACCTTGCATCTGTTATGGACCTTCATTCTCGTAAAATAATAGGGTATTCTTTTGATACTTCTATGACTGTAGATATAGCCTTACAGGCTGTAAAGAATGCTTATGCTTCTCAGCATCCTACGGATACACTTGTATTACATTCCGATTTAGGCTCGCAAGTGCGACAAGAAGTCGCGTAA